A window from Drosophila kikkawai strain 14028-0561.14 chromosome 2L, DkikHiC1v2, whole genome shotgun sequence encodes these proteins:
- the Ccdc85 gene encoding uncharacterized protein Ccdc85, producing MSGNQQQQQQQQQQLQQAQQKSLTNTAATSATTNGASTLNNNLIKINSVDKIIGKAQAAAQAINKHQQQQQHIHQRRSLLPGTTTTSAAAAPTPHQQHSTQQQSGTPTPAAQSPAQKQQQQQSHQLQTVATIHQQHSTQQQQHHHQALTSRLPIQQQSAKELPNLASQQQQQQQPPQQRRSFYQLQQQQQTLRSPQLKTPAPAHSIPPRYQPPPQPGTGILKPHLPIKYPPDIPQLSSIYIPDSIKQQQHSRYLQHQTGAKGGQGQAQDMLKFVRKPDQEHPSPNASVTSSGTGIPSTNGGGRLTAEQNRQLQSLVNELRALKEQNQRLLDDNQELRDLCCFLDDDRQKGRKLAREWQRFGRYTASVMRQEVAAYQNKLRQLDDKQQELITDNLELKELCLYLDEERAHVAANALCAGCGAATRNALRDDGDGSSSSTNADETITALRNYAEQRQLPQDLRHAHTLNDQTLQYVRSLERRIQQLEEERTTPTAHLQTTTATTTPTPQNTPTPMGTSAATPTPTAPAKSAPSPHHHQQQPQHQHPQQTQQQQQDIVAAAAAAAAAIQLPEPIAGRPEAVVRALQVLEVREQLERDRLGNLAGSALDQMDDGEKALVREMCNVVWRKLEGSPHGPAALEPL from the exons ATGTCCGGCaatcaacaacagcagcagcagcaacaacaacaactacagcaAGCACAGCAAAAGTCATTAACCAACacggcagcaacatcagcaactACAAACGGAGCAAGCactttaaacaataatttgataaaaataaatagcgTTGACAAAATAATAGGCAAAGCCCAGGCAGCGGCGCAGGCAATTAAcaaacatcagcagcagcagcaacatatCCATCAGAGACGCTCATTGTTACCAGGAAcgacaacaacatcagcagcggcagctccAACTCCGCACCAGCAACACTCAACGCAGCAACAAAGCGGAACGCCAACGCCGGCGGCGCAGTCGCCAGCccaaaaacagcagcagcagcaatcacACCAATTGCAGACCGTGGCCACAATACACCAGCAGCACtcaacgcagcagcagcagcatcatcatcaggcATTGACTTCCCGCCTGCCCATCCAACAGCAATCGGCTAAAGAATTGCCTAATCTTGctagccagcagcagcagcagcaacagccaccGCAGCAACGTCGCAGCTTCTACCagttgcaacagcagcagcaaactcTGCGCAGCCCGCAGCTAAAGACACCGGCTCCCGCCCACTCTATACCGCCGAGGTATCAGCCACCCCCGCAGCCAGGAACAGGGATCTTAAAGCCCCACTTGCCCATCAAGTATCCGCCGGATATACCACAGCTATCGAGCATCTACATACCCGACTCCatcaagcagcagcagcattctCGCTATCTGCAACACCAGACGGGAGCGAAGGGCGGACAGGGACAGGCACAGGATATGCTGAAGTTTGTGCGCAAGCCCGACCAGGAGCATCCATCGCCCAATGCCTCGGTCACGTCCAGCGGCACGGGAATACCCTCGACCAACGGCGGTGGCCGGTTGACCGCCGAACAGAACCGTCAACTGCAGTCGCTGGTCAATGAGTTGCGGGCACTGAAGGAGCAGAACCAGCGTCTGCTGGACGACAACCAGGAGTTGAGGGATCTGTGCTGTTTCCTCGACGACGATCGGCAAAAGGGCCGTAAGCTGGCCAGGGAGTGGCAGCGATTCGGGCGGTACACGGCCAGTGTGATGCGTCAGGAGGTGGCTGCCTATCAG AACAAACTACGTCAGCTGGATGATAAGCAGCAGGAGCTAATCACCGATAATTTGGAGCTCAAGGAGCTCTGCCTGTATTTGGACGAGGAACGAGCTCATGTGGCAGCCAACGCGCTATGCGCTGGATGCGGTGCCGCCACCAGAAACGCGCTGCGCGATGATGGCGATGGCTCTAGCTCCAGTACCAATGCCGACGAGACCATTACCGCGTTACGGAACTATGCAGAGCAGCGGCAACTGCCACAG GATCTACGTCATGCCCACACGCTGAACGATCAGACGCTTCAGTACGTGCGCTCGTTGGAGCGGCGAATCCAGCAGCTGGAAGAAGAACGCACCACGCCAACGGCCCATCTGCAGACGAcaacggcgacgacgacgcccACGCCACAGAATACGCCCACGCCGATGGGCACGTCTGCAGCAACGCCAACACCAACAGCACCAGCCAAATCAGCACCCTCGccgcaccaccaccagcagcagccacagcatcAGCATCCGCAACAgacccagcagcaacagcaggacaTTGTGGCcgctgcagcggcagcagctgcggCTATCCAACTGCCAGAACCGATTGCCGGACGCCCGGAAGCCGTAGTGCGTGCCCTGCAGGTCCTCGAGGTACGGGAACAGCTGGAACGCGATCGTCTGGGCAACTTGGCCGGCAGTGCCCTCGACCAGATGGATGATGGGGAGAAGGCGCTGGTGCGGGAGATGTGCAACGTGGTGTGGCGCAAGCTAGAGGGCAGTCCCCACGGACCAGCGGCACTGGAGCCGCTCTAA
- the LOC108075757 gene encoding uncharacterized protein produces the protein MDTDMDMEAIKMLSSSHEYANQSNSESKCNAAALLRRWIGITNKSIRFRARSGARKKKVIGAGCSDRSTGHVHLHAPLPFSLLGALCILMIFQLSLTTPVRSNETTAWPPMHHYDIWDDHLVESGEREEALLSNEGDFELQTEAQQELEMHHHPDISEGRWNQTISREGKVIHLFPVPVDGDCMSNDGRRMGNCLNAYECRQKDGQARGECAMGFGVCCVFLASCNTTIANNITYIVSPGFPSFMPSNFTGCRLRVKMMSDDISQVRIDFHHFTLGQPNRRTGVCEGDVFNIGGGPGGNISICGQNSGQHLYYDVGARVSPRQSTLYGSLRPVGGANSTSANATSTGGDRFVDINLNLSSRFLPLRIWEMSVTQIPFSQRAPAGCLQYHTGSEGVMQTFNYAENGRHLANQNYRICIRQELDMCSIMYQPCDEQSFRIGGGGRMATRTGEGLAGAQGGAATSAPAQLAQSEAASTPAAAVVNGAMTTAAPTSSTLMQMLANMANSTTSSLMTMMSGNASSAASSPATATAASSSSSTAAMSTTTTSTTATPLRSSTVASTSSEAPPSSPASDDVEGSGGEDGAAGDDDDDGGFLFFRSPPTTEEPGVSRRPRPVSGGFDILGFIRNAFDLQLRRRRRRQARQFFSTCSDRITMPCIIEDFIGTGLGPLPGCEPIHCGAQFCSSGAWPCRIESTVTPFYIGVHFGNGLGAGKANAEDNVGACLRFSQVQCM, from the exons ATGGAtacggacatggacatggaagCCATAAAAATGCTGTCGTCGAGCCATGAATATGCCAACCAGTCCAACTCCGAATCCAAATGCAATGCAGCCGCGCTATTACGACGCTGGATCGGAATAACCAACAAAAGCATCAGGTTCAGAGCGAGGAGCGGGGCGAGAAAAAAGAAAGTTATTGGAGCCGGTTGCAGCGACCGTTCTACTGGCCATGTCCACCTCCATGCCCCGCTACCTTTCTCACTCCTCGGTGCACTTTGCATACTGATGATCTTCCAGTTGAGCCTGACTACGCCAGTCCGCTCCAACGAGACAACGGCCTGGCCACCCATGCATCATTACGATATTTGGGACGATCACTTGGTGGAGTCCGGTGAACGGGAGGAGGCGTTACTTAGCAATGAGGGGGACTTTGAGCTGCAAACGGAAGCacagcaggagctggagatgCACCATCATCCAGACATCTCTGAGGGGAGATGGAATCAGACAATCAGCAGAGAGGGAAAAG TGATCCACCTATTCCCAGTGCCCGTCGATGGTGACTGTATGTCCAACGATGGTCGTCGCATGGGCAATTGCCTCAATGCCTACGAGTGCCGGCAGAAGGACGGCCAGGCGCGCGGTGAGTGCGCCATGGGATTCGGGGTCTGTTGCGTATTTCTAGCCAGCTGCAACACCACCATCGCCAACAATATCACCTATATTGTGTCGCCGGGATTCCCCAGCTTTATGCCCAGCAACTTTACCGGCTGCCGCTTGCGGGTGAAGATGATGAGCGATGACATAAGCCAGGTGCGGATCGACTTCCATCACTTCACATTGGGTCAGCCCAATCGCAGGACTGGGGTCTGCGAGGGGGATGTTTTCAATATAGGCGGAGGACCCGGTGGAAATATCTCAATTTGTGGCCAGAACAGTGGACAGCATT TGTACTACGATGTCGGAGCTCGGGTCTCTCCACGACAATCCACTTTGTACGGTAGTCTTCGTCCCGTGGGCGGAGCTAATAGCACCTCAGCCAACGCCACTTCAACGGGGGGAGATCGCTTTGTGGACATCAATCTCAATCTATCCAGTCGTTTTCTTCCCCTTCGAATTTGGGAGATGAGCGTAACACAGATTCCGTTTAGTCAACGAGCTCCGGCCGGTTGCCTGCAATATCACACAGGGTCTGAGGGCGTCATGCAGACCTTTAATTATGCCGAAAATGGCCGGCACCTGGCCAATCAGAACTACAGGATTTGTATTCGCCAGGAGCTGGATATGTGCTCGATCATGTACCAGCCGTGCGATGAGCAATCCTTTCGTATTGGCGGTGGCGGAAGAATGGCCACGCGAACTGGTGAAGGATTAGCGGGAGCACAGGGAGGAGCAGCTACCTCGGCTCCTGCACAGCTCGCACAATCGGAGGCTGCGAGCACTCCGGCGGCAGCAGTAGTTAATGGTGCAATGACCACAGCAGCACCAACTTCCAGTACACTGATGCAGAtgctggccaatatggccAACTCCACAACCTCCAGTCTGATGACCATGATGTCGGGTAATGCCAGTTCAGCTGCATCTTCacccgccaccgccaccgccgccagcagcagcagcagtacgGCCGCAATGAGCACAACGACAACATCAACCACAGCAACACCACTTCGTTCCAGCACAGTGGCTTCTACATCCTCGGAAGCACCACCATCCTCGCCGGCCAGCGACGATGTGGAAGGCTCGGGTGGCGAGGACGGGGCAGCTggcgatgacgacgacgatggtGGTTTCCTATTCTTCCGAAGTCCACCCACAACCGAGGAACCGGGCGTTTCGCGACGTCCTCGTCCGGTGAGTGGTGGCTTCGATATCCTGGGCTTCATTCGCAACGCCTTCGATTTGCAGTTGCGccggcgacgacgacgccaGGCCCGCCAGTTCTTTAGCACCTGTTCGGACAGGATAACGATGCCGTGCATCATTGAGGATTTCATTGGTACGGGGCTGGGTCCGCTGCCCGGCTGCGAGCCTATCCATTGCGGTGCCCAGTTCTGCTCCTCGGGTGCCTGGCCATGCCGCATCGAGAGCACAGTGACTCCGTTCTACATAGGCGTTCATTTTGGCAACGGTCTGGGTGCAGGCAAGGCGAATGCCGAGGACAATGTGGGAGCCTGTTTGCGTTTCTCCCAAGTGCAATGCATGTAG
- the alpha4GT1 gene encoding lactosylceramide 4-alpha-galactosyltransferase, with protein MILRVPMLLARFLHNGRLRLLFLILIALLILGITFTYNWTNENQLCFMDTKGMATQSPGGDLEATPLEDVLLAEPKPVPGRSIFFHETSCQQTEKRRYKLMELTARQACAIESAALHNPNFQVFVLFAGPTYRISSNNSNSQPLVEAILSYSNVHLRRLNLWSYAAGTPIEEWLKDGSLFLSSYLFSHISDFLRYLTLYRYGGLYLDMDVVVLRNMEEVPPNYTGAESNTHLAAGVMSLAATGFGHEIAESCLRDLQLNFDGKDWGNNGPGVITRVAQKICGTKDIQVMQEDHKRCLGFKVFGRGAFYAVPWKQWRDFFEPEKLPQTMALTKDSYVVHVWNKHSSTLKIKRGTKSAYAKYAEQNCPRAYKASGEYF; from the exons ATGATCCTGCGCGTGCCCATGTTGCTGGCGCGCTTTCTGCACAATGGAAGACTGCGCCTGCTGTTCTTAATCCTGATCGCACTGCTCATCTTAGGCATTACGTTTACCTACAACTGGACAAATGAGAACCAGCTATGTTTCATGGACACAAAGGGAATGGCGACCCAGTCGCCGGGCGGAGACTTGGAAGCCACTCCGCTGGAGGATGTGTTGCTGGCAGAGCCGAAGCCCGTGCCCGGACGCAGCATCTTCTTTCACGAGACCAGCTGCCAGCAGACCGAGAAAAGGCGGTACAAGCTAATGGAGCTCACCGCCCGCCAGGCCTGCGCAATCGAGTCCGCGGCGTTGCATAATCCGAATTTCCAGGTGTTTGTCTTGTTCGCCGGCCCCACATATCGAATCTCAAGCAACAATAGCAATTCGCAGCCATTGGTTGAAGCCATCTTAAGCTACAGCAATGTGCATTTGCGACGACTGAATCTCTGGAGCTACGCTGCCGGCACACCCATCGAGGAGTGGCTCAAGGACGGGAGCTTGTTTCTCTCAAG CTATCTGTTCTCGCACATTTCGGATTTCCTGCGTTACCTCACGCTCTATCGCTACGGTGGTCTCTATCTAGACATGGATGTGGTGGTGCTGCGCAACATGGAGGAGGTTCCGCCGAACTACACAGGTGCCGAGTCCAATACTCACTTGGCGGCGGGTGTGATGAGCCTGGCGGCCACAGGTTTTGGCCATGAGATCGCCGAGTCGTGCTTGCGTGACTTGCAGCTCAACTTTGACGGCAAGGATTGGGGCAACAACGGACCCGGAGTAATAACTCGTGTGGCTCAAAAAATCTGCGGCACGAAAGACATACAAGTGATGCAGGAGGACCACAAGCGCTGCCTGGGATTCAAGGTATTCGGACGTGGTGCCTTCTATGCGGTGCCATGGAAACAGTGGCGAGACTTCTTCGAGCCCGAAAAGTTGCCGCAGACAATGGCCCTCACCAAGGACTCCTATGTGGTGCACGTGTGGAACAAGCATTCGAGCACGCTGAAGATCAAGCGCGGCACAAAAAGCGCCTACGCCAAGTACGCCGAACAAAACTGCCCGCGGGCCTATAAGGCATCGGGCGAGTATTTTTAG